In the Methyloterricola oryzae genome, GGATCGCGGCTCCAGCCTGGAGACCGCACGCACCATGGCGGTCAGCTCGGTGGTCGCGGCGGAAATGTTCTATCTGATCAACAGCCGCTCCCTGTACAAATCCTCATTGTCCCTCGAGGGCCTGTTCGGTAACCGCTATGTGCTGATGGCCATCGGCGCCTGCGCCCTCCTGCAACTGGCCTATACCCATTCGACGCCTCTGCAGAGCCTGTTCGAATCCACCGACCTCTCCGGGGATGAGTGGTTCAAGGTGCTGATGGCCGGATTCTTCGTCTTTCTTGTCGCCGAATTGGAAAAGGGCATCCTGCGCGGCTTCAAGAAAATGCGCCGGCGAGCCGCCGCCACCGAAAAGGCCAGCAAGCCCGCCCGCTTGTCTTTGCACGGCACGGCCCGCAATCGCGGTCTGCGTACCATCGTGGCGGCGACGGATCTCTCGGAAAGCGCCACGCAGGCGGCTGACCGGGCCGCGCTACTGGCTGGCGAACATGGTGCCACCCTGCGCTTGCTCCATGTGGTCGACGCGAATTCCCTGAAGGCGGTGCATGAGGTGCTGCGCTCCCATGATGCCGCGGAGGCCAATCTGGTGGACGAGGCCCGGCGGGAACTGGAGGCCGCTGCAGCACGGATCACGGCCAATAACCAGATCACTCCCCTGCCGCGGATCGCGGTGGGCCGGGTTCTGGAGGAGATTCAGGCGGCCTCGCAGCAGTCCGACCTGCTGGTGCTGGGCGCCCATGGCCTCAATCCCTTGCGCGACCTGATACCCGGTACGACCACGGACCGCCTGCTGCGTATCTGCAATGGCTCGGTGCTCGTGGTCAAGCGCCCGCCGCAAGGCGGCTACCGTCGGGTTCTGGTGGCGGTCGATTTCTCACCGCACGCGGCGGAAGCGCTCAAGATGGCGATGCTGCTCGCACCCGAGGCCACGATCACGGTCGTGCATGCCTCCAGCGTTCCTTTCGAAGGCATGCTGTGGCAGGCCGGGGTGCAGGAGGAGGAGATCGACATCGGCCGCTCGCGCGCTCGGCGGCAAGCCATCAACCGCATCAGGACCCTGTTCGAGGAAGTGAGGGGTGACGGGCACAGGCTCCTCAGCGTGGTGGAGCACGGGGAGGCCGCGCGCGTCATTCTCGACCGGGAGAAGATGATAGCCGCGGACTTGATCGTCCTGGGCAAACACGGGCAATCGATGTTCGAACTGATGCTGCTAGGCAGCGTGACTCGCCACGTCATCGCCGATTCCACCTGCGATGTGCTGACCGTTCAGTCCCTGCCCAAGACGGGAGATCTCTGACGACAGACGATTTACTGAGGCAATAGGCGCGACGGCATGCTGACCTGAACAACCTCGCGCCTGTCGACCGCATCGGAATCCGCAGCTCTCTGCGCGCTTCGGCGTGTCGTGGATGAAAAGCTTCCAAGCCTGCCCGCCTCGGAGCACAACCATGATCGAATTCCTGTCCATCCTCGCCGTTCTACTGACCGCCTTACGGGTCTATGCCCGCACGGTTTGGATTTCTTGTCAGCCTTCGAGGATCTCAAGGACTAGGCGGAACAATCCAGAGGCTCTCGGGTATGCTTGCCGGCCGACTCATAACGCCGGCACGTTCTAGGAGACGTTTCGGAACGTCAGCGGGAGCTGAGACCCTGCGATTGTTCTTCCATACCAAATGAATGGGAAAATTACCGGATTGATAGGTAGTACCCTTGCACAAGTCAAAAAACTCGACAGGCGTCAAATACCAATGGAAGTTCCCTCTGAAGGTGATGTCACCGTAGGTTAGGCATCCTCCAAAGTCACCGCCATACGGGAGGCCGTCGAAAAGAGGCAATAGGCCTGCGTAAGGTAGTGGGTCCAGGGGGTTGGGATCGGGTGCGAATTCGGCTACCCCTTGTGGGTTGAACAACGAGACATTGCCTTTTAGGGTAATAAAGCGACTTCCTCCGTCTGTGTAGAAAGTATTGCCGCCGCCTAAGGGCCGTTTGTTTGTTGCGACATTCTGGGAGATCACCAGGCCATTCCTGAGGCCGCTACCCTGAAACCCGGTGGTGTAAACAGCCCCGCCATCCCAAGACGTATTAATGAAGTCATCAACTCGGTTGTTGATTATCCGGCTTCTGCGGTTGCTGCTTGGGGTCTGCCACATGCCCCACTGGCCACTGTAGGCATGTGAAACGCCCGGATAACTGCCGACATCGAGCAGCCCCCAACCCCAGCCCATTGCAATCCCCGACCAAGGAACATTCACCACGGTGTTATGGCTGACCAAACTGTCGGAAGTGAACCCAAGATAGATGCCGGCCGCGTCGGTATATTCCCGCCCAGTCTCCCGCACGAGGTTATTAAAGATCGTATTACCTCGGGTTCGGTCGTAGCGATTCGTGGGATGGTGATCAACACGGTCGATTCCCCCCACTTGTATGGCGGCCGAAGAGATATCGTAGAAAAGATTGGAAGCAATTAAATTGTCTTGGCTTCCCGTTCCGAAATCGAGAGCCACGGCGCCCAGATGGGAGAATATGTTGGCCTTGAATTGGATGTGGTGGGCATAGCGGAAGGTGACATTCCCCGGGGTACGCTCATCGCTCGGGTCATGCCCGATCACGTTGGGCACGTGCCCGAAGCCGGTGAGATGAAACCCGCTCTGGTCTGATATGTATCCGTCCGGGCTGCTGGGCTGCATCCAGGTCGCACCGGTGAAAGTAAGACCTTCGAAGCGTATGTTGTGGATCGGCGCGCCATGCTTCCCATGCCCCTGCACGAGCGTCTCGAGAATGGGTAATTCAGCGTCCACAGACGCCATGTCCTCGTCAGTTCGGGCGAAGTAGTAAAGGTTTCCCTCCGCCTCATCGAGATACCATTCTCCAGGCTCATCGAGGAACTCCCGCGCATTCTCGAACCAAGTAACCTGCCACAAGCCCCAGACGGCCTGATTCCCAGCGCTGTCCTGAAATAAGTTCGCATTGGTCCAGGCCGGCTCTTGGAAAATCATGAGGCCCGGGCTCAGCCCATCGTAAGGAAGCACAGTCTGCAAGGGAAAACGGTACATCTTCCATTGCACCTGTGATACCGCTTCGATGTGTTCGGGATTTTTCCAGGTTGAGGGGTCATTCCACGCGTTCGAATTGAGATCGGATGGGACGTACTCGACGCCACTGATCAGACTGACGCACAGTGGATATACAGAGGGCTTGTTGCATGGACGAAAGCCGGCAGGAAATGCGGTCGTCCGGGCTCGAATAGCCCGCCTTCCATTCACATAGAACTGACGGCTTCGATGAGCACCTACGCGCGCCATCCAGACTTTTGGCACATCGGTAGGCTGCCAATTCGTGACGGGGATTGCACCTGAAATCACGACGGCTCCACCATCAGCAGCCCTATACACTACGTCATGACCAGTTCGACCCGAATCGCCTTCGTCCAGCACGAGTGGCTTATCAAGTCGATAGTGACCAGCTTTTATATTGACGTAAATATCACCCGATAATCGTTTTGGAAGCGCGCGGACAGCGTCTCTGGCACGCTCCAGTGTTCTGAAAGGGCTAATTTCGGAACCCGGTCCCTGATCGTTGCCATAGGGAGCAACCCAGAAACGCGTTGACGGCGCCGCAGCCGCTTTTAGCGGGATCAAGCTGACCACCACCAGCAAAATGCCGGTCCTCAAAACGTCGAGCAATCTGTTGAAAAGCATGTCCACTTCCTTACGTCCAGTTCTCCAAACTTCATTGGTAACCGCTGATCGTCTGGCACATGATTCCTTACCTTACGGGCGCAGACAGGGGTGCTTTCCGATGCCTCGCCCCTTTCGTCAGCAGTCAATTGACGACGGGGTCATTGGTGGACCGCACAGTGTGGGCTAAGCAACTAAGGCAAGGCTTTTCATCCTCCTATCTCCCTTCTAAGTTCCAATTCCATATGGCTAATTGCGCGGTTTTTCCAATCCGAAAGCGCCATCCCTCAGTAGGCGAATCAGTGAAAGTGTACAACCGGCTGGGAATTAAACGCCTGAGAACCAAGAGAAGGTAGGCCCTAGTCCAAAATTCTGCCGAACTGGACCCTATATGGACCCCAAAAAGACAAAGGGCCTAGCACTTTACTGCTAAGCCCTTTCCTATTTTGGCTGGGGGACTAGGATTCGAACCTAGGTTGACGGAGTCAGAGTCCGTAGTCCTGCCGCTAGACGATCCCCCAATAAAGCATGTGACGACACCCGCATGAGGCGGGCGCCGGCAAGCGATTAACGCTTGGAGTACTGCGGACGGCGACGTGCCTTGTGCAAGCCGACCTTCTTGCGTTCCACCTCACGAGCGTCGCGGGTGACATAGCCCGCCCGGCGCAGCGCAGGACGCAAGGTTTCGTCGTAGTCCATCAGAGCGCGGGTCAAACCGTGACGGATAGCACCGGCCTGGCCAGACGGGCCACCGCCCATGACCTTCACGATGATATCGAATTTCTCACCGATCTCCAGCAGTTCGAGGGGCTGACGGACGATCATGCGGTCCGTCTTGCGGCCGAAATATTCTTCCAGCGTCTTGTTGTTGATGATGATCTGCCCCGTGCCGGACTTGGCGTACACACGCGCCACTGCGCTCTTGCGGCGACCGGTTCCGTAATTCTGAGTTTGTGCCATGGTTGACCTGACTTGAATTCTTTAAATTTCCAACAACTTCGGCTGCTGTGCCTGATGTCCATGCTCGGTACCGGCATACACCTTGAGCTTCTTGAACATCGCACGACCCAACGGGTTCTTCGGCAACATGCCCTTTACGGCGGTCTGGATGATGCGCTCCGGATGTGTGCCGCGCAGTTTGCCCAAGCTTACGGACTTCATGTTGCCAATGAAGCCGGTGTGCTTGTAGTAAATCTTGTCCTGTTCCTTATTGCCCGTCACGTGCACTTTTTCGGCATTGATGACGATGATGTAATCGCCGGTATCCACGTGCGGGGTGTACTCGGCCTTGTGCTTACCGCGCAGACGGCGTGCGATTTCGGTGGACAGTCTACCGAGCGTCTTTCCATCGGCGTCGATGACGTACCAGTCGCGCTTTACTTCGGCCGGCTTTGCGCTAAACGTTTTCATGCTGATCGCGCTCCAAACAATGGCTTTCTACGAAAAGCCGGAATAATACCGAAGGAACCCTCACAATACAAGTGCGGTTTGCGTGATCTCGACTGTGTCCTTAGTACTACCCGACACAACCGCCAGCTCGCCAGCACCGTTCTCGAATTCCGGCACCAGTCCTTTGAGCAGATCCAGGATTCGGGCCTCGTCGAACGCCGCGATGGCGGCGGCCAGTTCATCCATCCGTCCGAGCAGTTCAACCCGGTCGAGTCGGCGTGACTGCGCGAGGAAGAGTTTGCTGTGCCCGGTGGGCGCCAACTGTTCCTGGTGATGAAACAGTTCCTCGTACATCTTTTCGCCGGGACGCAGGCCGATGTACTCGATGCGCACATCGATCCCCGGGCGCTTGCCGCTGAGCCGGATCATCTGTTCGGCCAAGTAGCGTACCTTGACCGGCTCCCCCATGTCGAGCACGAACACTTCCCCGCCCTCCCCCACGGCGGCGGCCTGCATGATGAGTTGGCAGGCTTCGGGGATGGTCATGAAGTAACGGGTGATGTCCGGATGGGTCACGGTCACCGGCCCGCCCGCGCGGATCTGTTCGCGGAACAGCGGCACGACGCTGCCCGCCGAATCCAGCACATTGCCGAAGCGCACCGTAACGAACCGGGTGCGACCCTGCTCGTTGAGGCATTGCGCCAGCATCTCTGCGGCGCGCTTGCTCGCGCCCATGACATTGGTGGGATTGACGGCTTTGTCGGTGGAAATCAGCACGAATTCGCCGACGCCCGCAGCCAGGGCGGACTCCGCCAGAGACCGGGTTCCCATGACATTGTTGAGGATGGCGATGCGCGCCTGCTCCTGCAGAAGCGGCACGTGCTTGTAGGCCGCGGCATGGAAGATCACATCGGGCCGGTGCGCGCCGAGCATGCGCTCAACGGCCTCGCGGTCAGTCACGCTGCCCAGCAGCGGCACCACCTGGCAACGCGGATGGTCGCGGCGCAGATCCGCCTCGATCTTGTAGAGGTTGTACTCGCTCTGGTCGAAGATGACCAGCCGCTCGACCTGGAACTGGGCGATCTGCCGGCACAGTTGCGAACCAATGGAGCCACCTCCGCCGGTAACCAGTACCCGCTTGCCCGCCAGATACTGTCCGACCGCGCCTCGGTCCAGGCGCACCGGGTCCCGACCCAGCAGGTCTTCGATGGACACATCGCGCAAGGATCGGGTCAGCCCGCCGGCCAAGGAGTCCTGAACCGAGGGCAGAGTCAGGAACGGCACACCCGTACCCTCGCAAATCTCCACGATACGGCGCATGTCCTTTTCCGTGGCGGAGGGCAAAGCGATCAGGATGGTCTCGATGTTCTGGCTGCGCACCAGGCGGGGAATCCGCCCGCAGTCGCCGCGCACGCGCAGCCCGTGGATCTCGCGGCCCTTCTTGCGGACATCGTCGTCGACAAACGCCACGGGCAAAAAGCCCGAGTCGCGCTCGCGCATGAGTTCACGCACCAGCATTTCCCCGGCGCAGCCGGCGCCCACGATCAGGGCTCGTTTGCCATGCTCCTGTAAGGCGCCTCTGTCCTTGGACATGCGATAGAGGATGCGCGGACCGCACAACAGCATAACCAGCAGGACGGCGTAAAGCGGCAGCACCGAGCGCGGCACGCCGAACAACCGGTTGTACAGGAACGCCATGAGGGCTATGCCCACCACGCCCAGGCTCACGGACTTGCCGATGCGCACCAGGTCCGGAATGGAAGCGAAGCGCCAGACCCCGCGATACAGGCCGAACACGTGGAAAAGCAGGGCCTGCAACAGGATGACCGGGGTCAGCCAGTAGAGACCCACAGTCCAATAGGGATCGGGCACGGCCGACAGGTTGAAGCGCAGCCAGTAGGCACCCAACCAGGCCAGGGCCACCATGAATAGATCATGGGTCAGGATGACCGAGCGGGAACGCAGTTTGACGAACAGGTCCACGAATCGCCTCGTGCTCAGCTGGCGCGTCCGGCGCCCAAGCACGCCGCCAGAATCAGTAAGGGGAGGTACGCCAGCAGCAGCACGCCCAGCTCCAGTTCCGGCCTAGCCGCGGCCAGCGCGGCCAGGGGCAGCAGCCACACCCCATTGATGAGGAGTACCCGGAGAGTCACGGGCTTATGCCCTCCCAGCACGCGGCTGGCCTTCTGATAAGCATGACTGCGGTGCGCTTCGTACCAGCGCTGGCCCGAAATCATTCTGATCGCCAAGGTAAAACTGGCATCCACCACGAAGACCCCCGTCAGAATCAACCATACCACCAGGCTGAGGCCACCGCCGGCTCCACCCGCCAAGGCGAACACCCCCAGCATGAAGCCGAGGAAGCCGCTGCCCACATCGCCCATGAAAATCCGCGCGGGAGGCCAGTTCCAGAGCAGAAAGCCGCTTGCGGCCATGGCCAGCAAAGCATAGGCCAGCCAGAGTCGGGTGTCAGGCTGGAACCAGAGTGAGAGTCCCGCGGCGCTCGCCGCGACGCTGAGTGCCTCGCCTGCCGCGATGCCATCGATGCCATCCATGAAGTTGAACAGATTCAGCATCCAGGCGATGAATACGACCGCAAGGACCGGCCCGGCCCAGCCGAGCGCCACAGTCTGACCGTTCACCCACAGGACGGCCATGCCCCCCATGCCGTAAACCGCCAGGACTGCCGCCAGCACGTGGGCCAGCATCCGCCAACGCGCCGGCACATGACCGTGATCGTCCCAAAAGCCGACGGCGGCCACCATCAGCCCGCCGGTAAGGAACGCCAGGGACTGTCCAGACAGCCAGCCCGCCGCCGAGGAAACCAACAAGCCCAACGCAAAGGCCAGTACGATGGCCAAACCGCCGCCCCGCGGTGTCGGCGCTTGGTGCGAACTGCGGTCGTTGGGCACGTCCAGCAAGCGTCCCTGCGCATAGCGACGAACCCGCCCGGTGATCAGGAAGGACAACGCAAATACTGCGGCGAGCAAGGCTCCGGCGTTCCAGAAGTGCATCAAGGTTATTGGCAAGGGCAAAGCGGCATTATCCCATTCAAGGGATCATTCGGTAAAAGGCGCCGGATTGAGGGAACTTGAGGCGCACATCGTTGAAACCGGGATGTATCGGGTAAAGCTCTACCGGGCGGTAAGGGCCGATGGCCGAGTTGGCACCCTGCAGTGGCAGGTTCTTCCACTCCGGGCTGAAAACTGCCAGGTCGGCGTGCCCCTCCGTCGACTGCACCACACGCGGCGCAAACGGGCGCGCCAGGGGTTCGCCCACGAAGACGCCTTCCCCGGGCCAGGCCACGCTCTTCCAGTAGGCTTCCAGCAAGGTGGCGCCTTCGGCATAGCGCGCCATGACGACGCCGGGATGCGGAAACTTGGCTAGGTGATTGCACGGCTCCACCGCGGTGCCGTAGCTCCCGGTCGCGCCGGCCTCCAGCCAGCGCAAGACGCTCATCTGCTTGCTGCTGGTGAGCGCCCCGCCCGTGGATGTGAGGTGGTCCGCAATCGCTCCCGGCAGGAACTGGAGGCTGGACAGCCCCGGCACGCTGACCGCCCCGGTGAAATAGAACATCACGTCCCGCTTGCTGCGGATGGCATCGGCGTCAACCCGCTCCAACTTGATGGCATCGCCGAGTACGCGAACGATCTCGTCGAAGTACACCGAACGCACGCTCCGGTTCTTGTCCTTGGTATTGACCAGGTAACCAGTCCCCCTGGGGTAGGTGAAATCGGCAGAGATACCCCGGTCGATCAGGGCCTTGACGTCCTGGTAGGTCTGCCCCGCCAGCATCATCGAGGGCCGCATGGCGAGATCCTGGTGGGGCGCGCGGCTGGGCGAGTTGAAATAGGGGCTCGCCTTGGTGGTACCGCACTTGCTGCGGGAGCAGTAGGCCGGGTCGAAACCAAAGGTAAAGGCCGCCGTGATGGACATGCAATCGACACGGTAAGGCGTAGTCCAGGCCAGGGCGTAGGCCTGCACGTGAGAGGGCGTCAGCCGGTCCACCTCGCTTTTGAGGCGTTGAAAATCGCCCCGCGAGAGCACCTCGTCCTTGTACGGAAAGCGCACACGGACCAGATTTTCCGAAGGGATACCGCGCCGCTGGGCATAATACTCGCCCGACTTGACGCTGATAGGGTCGTCTTCGTTGATCACCACGGCCAGATCGCGCGGCTCCAGGCCCGTTCTGCCCAGTTCAAAAGCAGGTACCGCCAGGGCGCTCCCTGCCCATGCCAGGACGAAGACCAACAGCAACGGCAATCGCCCGATCATGCACTCACCTCTCTTCCGCCGGCATAGACGGCTTTCATGTGGCAGGGCCCGGCCAGATGGATCAGGCAGAACAACTGATCCTCCAGGGAATCGCAGCGCCGCAAACGTTCCGCGAGATAGGCGTCTCCCTCCGTCGCCAGCACGATGAAATCACCGCTCTTTCCGGGCGCAAAATTGCCTGTCTGCGCGGCCAGTCCCAGGGCCTCGGCTCCGCCCAAGGTGCCCAGATAAAGCAGTTCCGCAACCCCGAGCGTGTGTCCCTGCAACTGCTGCACCTTGTAGCACTCCGACAGCTCGTTCCATACCGAAAAATGCGTTCCGGCCCCGACATCGGTTCCAACCGCCACGCGCAGCCCATGCCGCTGATGCGCTCGCAGCGGGAACAGGCCACTGCCCAGGAACAGGTTGCTGCCCGGGCAATGACAGACTGCGCAGCGCGCTTCGGCCATGTGCGTCAGCTCGGGAGCGCCGGAATGAATGCTGTGCGCCAGGATGGTACGTTCCCCCAGCAGACCGAAGCGTGCGTACACGTCCAGGTAATGCCGCGCCCACGGAAACGTGCGCCCCACAGCCTCGATCTCGCCGGGGCTCTCGTTGATATGGGTGTGCAAATAGACCTGCGGAAACTCCTTGAGCAGGGCGCCGCAGGTTTCCAGCATGGCTTCGCTGCAGGAAAGGGCAAAGCGGGGTGTCACCGCATAGTGCAAAAGCGGCTGCGCGGCATACTCCTCGATCAGTTGCTTGCACT is a window encoding:
- a CDS encoding right-handed parallel beta-helix repeat-containing protein, producing MLFNRLLDVLRTGILLVVVSLIPLKAAAAPSTRFWVAPYGNDQGPGSEISPFRTLERARDAVRALPKRLSGDIYVNIKAGHYRLDKPLVLDEGDSGRTGHDVVYRAADGGAVVISGAIPVTNWQPTDVPKVWMARVGAHRSRQFYVNGRRAIRARTTAFPAGFRPCNKPSVYPLCVSLISGVEYVPSDLNSNAWNDPSTWKNPEHIEAVSQVQWKMYRFPLQTVLPYDGLSPGLMIFQEPAWTNANLFQDSAGNQAVWGLWQVTWFENAREFLDEPGEWYLDEAEGNLYYFARTDEDMASVDAELPILETLVQGHGKHGAPIHNIRFEGLTFTGATWMQPSSPDGYISDQSGFHLTGFGHVPNVIGHDPSDERTPGNVTFRYAHHIQFKANIFSHLGAVALDFGTGSQDNLIASNLFYDISSAAIQVGGIDRVDHHPTNRYDRTRGNTIFNNLVRETGREYTDAAGIYLGFTSDSLVSHNTVVNVPWSGIAMGWGWGLLDVGSYPGVSHAYSGQWGMWQTPSSNRRSRIINNRVDDFINTSWDGGAVYTTGFQGSGLRNGLVISQNVATNKRPLGGGNTFYTDGGSRFITLKGNVSLFNPQGVAEFAPDPNPLDPLPYAGLLPLFDGLPYGGDFGGCLTYGDITFRGNFHWYLTPVEFFDLCKGTTYQSGNFPIHLVWKNNRRVSAPADVPKRLLERAGVMSRPASIPESLWIVPPSP
- the rpsI gene encoding 30S ribosomal protein S9, translated to MAQTQNYGTGRRKSAVARVYAKSGTGQIIINNKTLEEYFGRKTDRMIVRQPLELLEIGEKFDIIVKVMGGGPSGQAGAIRHGLTRALMDYDETLRPALRRAGYVTRDAREVERKKVGLHKARRRPQYSKR
- the rplM gene encoding 50S ribosomal protein L13, which gives rise to MKTFSAKPAEVKRDWYVIDADGKTLGRLSTEIARRLRGKHKAEYTPHVDTGDYIIVINAEKVHVTGNKEQDKIYYKHTGFIGNMKSVSLGKLRGTHPERIIQTAVKGMLPKNPLGRAMFKKLKVYAGTEHGHQAQQPKLLEI
- a CDS encoding polysaccharide biosynthesis protein; translation: MDLFVKLRSRSVILTHDLFMVALAWLGAYWLRFNLSAVPDPYWTVGLYWLTPVILLQALLFHVFGLYRGVWRFASIPDLVRIGKSVSLGVVGIALMAFLYNRLFGVPRSVLPLYAVLLVMLLCGPRILYRMSKDRGALQEHGKRALIVGAGCAGEMLVRELMRERDSGFLPVAFVDDDVRKKGREIHGLRVRGDCGRIPRLVRSQNIETILIALPSATEKDMRRIVEICEGTGVPFLTLPSVQDSLAGGLTRSLRDVSIEDLLGRDPVRLDRGAVGQYLAGKRVLVTGGGGSIGSQLCRQIAQFQVERLVIFDQSEYNLYKIEADLRRDHPRCQVVPLLGSVTDREAVERMLGAHRPDVIFHAAAYKHVPLLQEQARIAILNNVMGTRSLAESALAAGVGEFVLISTDKAVNPTNVMGASKRAAEMLAQCLNEQGRTRFVTVRFGNVLDSAGSVVPLFREQIRAGGPVTVTHPDITRYFMTIPEACQLIMQAAAVGEGGEVFVLDMGEPVKVRYLAEQMIRLSGKRPGIDVRIEYIGLRPGEKMYEELFHHQEQLAPTGHSKLFLAQSRRLDRVELLGRMDELAAAIAAFDEARILDLLKGLVPEFENGAGELAVVSGSTKDTVEITQTALVL
- a CDS encoding MraY family glycosyltransferase; its protein translation is MHFWNAGALLAAVFALSFLITGRVRRYAQGRLLDVPNDRSSHQAPTPRGGGLAIVLAFALGLLVSSAAGWLSGQSLAFLTGGLMVAAVGFWDDHGHVPARWRMLAHVLAAVLAVYGMGGMAVLWVNGQTVALGWAGPVLAVVFIAWMLNLFNFMDGIDGIAAGEALSVAASAAGLSLWFQPDTRLWLAYALLAMAASGFLLWNWPPARIFMGDVGSGFLGFMLGVFALAGGAGGGLSLVVWLILTGVFVVDASFTLAIRMISGQRWYEAHRSHAYQKASRVLGGHKPVTLRVLLINGVWLLPLAALAAARPELELGVLLLAYLPLLILAACLGAGRAS
- a CDS encoding TIGR03790 family protein — encoded protein: MIGRLPLLLVFVLAWAGSALAVPAFELGRTGLEPRDLAVVINEDDPISVKSGEYYAQRRGIPSENLVRVRFPYKDEVLSRGDFQRLKSEVDRLTPSHVQAYALAWTTPYRVDCMSITAAFTFGFDPAYCSRSKCGTTKASPYFNSPSRAPHQDLAMRPSMMLAGQTYQDVKALIDRGISADFTYPRGTGYLVNTKDKNRSVRSVYFDEIVRVLGDAIKLERVDADAIRSKRDVMFYFTGAVSVPGLSSLQFLPGAIADHLTSTGGALTSSKQMSVLRWLEAGATGSYGTAVEPCNHLAKFPHPGVVMARYAEGATLLEAYWKSVAWPGEGVFVGEPLARPFAPRVVQSTEGHADLAVFSPEWKNLPLQGANSAIGPYRPVELYPIHPGFNDVRLKFPQSGAFYRMIP
- the guaD gene encoding guanine deaminase — encoded protein: MLQTAHLGRLAHLQGDPNRVHDALEVIEDGALLLDANGVIVLAGAREAILKAAPLANRVDHGAAWLLPGLVDGHVHFPQFYATAAAGTGLLDWLNRSIFPAEKALADPGAAAPLASRFVRRLLRSGTTTAAVFGSQFLPANAALFEAAAVGGLRLIAGATLMDHGAPEDLLQTPEQAYAQCKQLIEEYAAQPLLHYAVTPRFALSCSEAMLETCGALLKEFPQVYLHTHINESPGEIEAVGRTFPWARHYLDVYARFGLLGERTILAHSIHSGAPELTHMAEARCAVCHCPGSNLFLGSGLFPLRAHQRHGLRVAVGTDVGAGTHFSVWNELSECYKVQQLQGHTLGVAELLYLGTLGGAEALGLAAQTGNFAPGKSGDFIVLATEGDAYLAERLRRCDSLEDQLFCLIHLAGPCHMKAVYAGGREVSA